From one Bos javanicus breed banteng chromosome 15, ARS-OSU_banteng_1.0, whole genome shotgun sequence genomic stretch:
- the LOC133260983 gene encoding hemoglobin subunit epsilon-2, with the protein MVHFTTEEKAAVASLWAKVNVEVVGGESLARLLIVCPWTQRFFDSFGNLYSESAIMGNPKVKVHGRKVLNSFGNAIKHMDDLKGTFADLSELHCDKLHVDPENFRLLGNMILIVLATHFSKEFTPQMQAAWQKLTNAVANALTHKYH; encoded by the exons ATGGTGCATTTTACTACCGAGGAGAAGGCTGCTGTTGCTAGTCTGTGGGCCAAAGTGAATGTGGAGGTGGTCGGCGGTGAGAGCCTGGCAAG GCTCCTGATCGTCTGCCCATGGACCCAGAGGTTCTTTGACAGTTTTGGTAACTTATACTCTGAGTCTGCAATAATGGGCAACCCCAAGGTCAAGGTCCACGGCAGGAAAGTGCTGAACTCCTTTGGAAATGCCATTAAGCACATGGATGACCTCAAGGGCACCTTTGCAGATCTAAGTGAGCTGCACTGTGACAAGTTGCACGTGGATCCCGAGAACTTCAGG CTCCTAGGCAACATGATATTGATTgtcttggcaacccacttcagcaagGAATTTACCCCACAGATGCAGGCTGCCTGGCAAAAGCTGACAAATGCTGTGGCTAATGCTCTGACCCACAAGTACCACTAG